The Streptomyces nitrosporeus genome includes a window with the following:
- a CDS encoding Rrf2 family transcriptional regulator → MSANSRLTIAAHALAWIGLYQRQGHEVATSEQIATSANTNPVVIRRLLGELRRAGLVESRRGAGAGWSLARELGAMTLLDVYEAVEPAPLFAMHRTTPDQGCVVGHGIQPAMQGIYDGIEKTLRDELARVTLENVLQDALAAPR, encoded by the coding sequence ATGAGTGCCAACAGCAGGTTGACCATCGCCGCCCACGCGCTTGCCTGGATCGGCCTCTACCAGCGCCAGGGCCATGAGGTCGCCACCTCCGAGCAGATCGCGACCAGCGCGAACACCAACCCCGTGGTGATCAGGCGGCTGCTCGGCGAGCTGCGCCGGGCCGGGCTCGTGGAGTCCCGGCGGGGTGCGGGCGCGGGCTGGTCACTGGCGCGCGAGCTGGGGGCTATGACCCTGCTCGATGTGTACGAGGCAGTGGAACCCGCCCCGCTGTTCGCGATGCACCGCACCACCCCGGACCAGGGATGCGTGGTGGGTCACGGCATCCAGCCGGCGATGCAAGGCATCTACGACGGCATCGAGAAGACCCTGAGAGACGAGCTGGCACGCGTCACGCTCGAGAACGTACTCCAGGACGCACTCGCGGCACCTCGCTAA
- a CDS encoding SDR family NAD(P)-dependent oxidoreductase: MSKLLAGKVALVTGGSRGLGAATVRLLAEQGADVAFTYVSSGKQAQAVVDEVRGKGAKAVSFQSDQADTSRAPALIDDVVTHFGGLDILVNNAAVSVAGAVDDPDADTAALDRMHATNYLGVIAVTRAASRVLREGGRIITVSSGLGSRVGAPGLADYAATKSGIERYTMGVARDLGPRNITANVVEAGLMEGGMQPPDPETLNALVSSLSLQRMGHPDEIAAAIAFLASPAASYVTGAVLDAHGGYNA, from the coding sequence ATGAGCAAGCTACTCGCGGGCAAGGTCGCCCTGGTCACCGGGGGGTCGCGCGGACTGGGAGCCGCGACCGTACGGCTGCTGGCCGAGCAGGGCGCCGACGTCGCCTTCACCTACGTCAGTTCCGGGAAGCAGGCGCAGGCTGTCGTCGACGAGGTGCGCGGCAAGGGGGCCAAGGCCGTCTCCTTCCAGTCCGACCAGGCGGACACGAGCCGGGCACCGGCGCTGATCGACGACGTGGTCACGCACTTCGGCGGCCTGGACATCCTCGTCAACAACGCGGCGGTCTCCGTGGCCGGCGCGGTGGACGACCCGGACGCCGACACCGCCGCACTGGACCGGATGCACGCCACCAACTACCTCGGCGTGATCGCCGTCACCCGGGCCGCCTCTCGAGTGCTGCGCGAAGGCGGCCGCATCATCACGGTGAGTTCCGGACTGGGCTCCCGGGTCGGCGCCCCCGGCCTTGCCGACTACGCGGCGACCAAGTCCGGGATCGAGAGGTACACCATGGGCGTCGCACGCGACCTCGGGCCCCGGAATATCACGGCCAACGTCGTGGAGGCCGGACTGATGGAGGGCGGCATGCAGCCGCCGGACCCCGAGACCCTCAATGCCCTGGTCAGCTCGCTGTCCCTGCAACGCATGGGGCACCCCGACGAAATCGCCGCGGCGATCGCCTTCCTGGCGAGCCCCGCCGCGTCGTACGTCACGGGCGCGGTACTGGACGCCCACGGTGGCTACAACGCCTGA
- a CDS encoding helix-turn-helix domain-containing protein encodes MPDDATPDPYTDPIRFGQRMQILRTRRGLSRSVAAGLLGMSPSWVKQVERGEIGMPKLPTILRIAELLRVRDLTDLTGDQSAPVNLFIGPGHPRLQAVRDAVDSLVFDGDREGPSVAHLRARLVTAWAARHRAANHREVIGGLLPDLIRDAQLAVRRTDTAADRRTAQAILSEVYSLSQFFIAYQPDSALLWRVAERGMVAAQESEDPHAIGVAAWLAAQAHRDSGPAHFDAADNMTVGALAHLEQHLPGADDRTTAIVGALQFEAAYTAARRGESGAAWGWWDKAEKTAKKLHEGYYHPVTSFSRAIMRAHAVTVAVELRAGGESVRQAVAADSTAIPSRPRLARHRIEEARAYQLDGQAETALATLEKAHKAAPETIKYNGYARRIVLEETESRVPARRQRAAVLAERLRLLAA; translated from the coding sequence ATGCCGGACGACGCTACCCCCGACCCGTACACCGACCCGATTCGATTCGGGCAGCGCATGCAGATCCTCCGAACCCGCCGAGGTCTCAGCCGATCCGTTGCCGCCGGTCTGCTCGGCATGTCGCCCTCGTGGGTGAAGCAGGTGGAGAGAGGAGAGATCGGCATGCCGAAGCTCCCGACCATACTGCGGATCGCGGAACTGTTGCGGGTGCGGGATCTGACCGACCTGACGGGAGATCAGTCTGCGCCTGTGAACCTGTTCATCGGACCGGGGCACCCGCGACTTCAGGCAGTCCGAGACGCGGTTGACTCACTGGTGTTCGACGGAGACCGAGAGGGTCCGTCCGTGGCACACCTCAGAGCCCGGCTGGTGACAGCCTGGGCGGCGCGGCACCGGGCAGCAAACCACCGGGAGGTCATCGGCGGGCTCCTCCCCGACTTGATCCGAGATGCGCAACTCGCCGTACGACGGACCGACACGGCGGCGGACCGGCGGACAGCACAGGCAATCCTGTCCGAGGTCTACTCGCTCTCACAGTTCTTCATCGCATACCAGCCTGACAGCGCCTTGCTGTGGCGGGTAGCCGAGCGGGGCATGGTCGCCGCGCAGGAGTCCGAAGACCCACACGCGATCGGTGTGGCCGCGTGGCTGGCTGCTCAGGCGCATCGGGACAGCGGCCCCGCGCACTTCGATGCTGCGGACAACATGACAGTGGGGGCGCTGGCCCACCTGGAACAGCACCTCCCCGGTGCCGACGACCGCACTACCGCGATCGTCGGAGCGCTCCAGTTCGAGGCAGCGTACACAGCAGCCCGACGTGGCGAGAGTGGTGCCGCGTGGGGATGGTGGGACAAAGCGGAGAAGACCGCGAAGAAGCTGCACGAGGGGTACTACCACCCAGTGACGAGCTTCAGCAGGGCAATCATGCGCGCACACGCGGTGACGGTGGCGGTTGAGCTGCGCGCCGGCGGCGAGTCCGTGCGGCAGGCCGTGGCTGCGGACTCGACCGCGATCCCGTCTCGTCCTCGACTGGCCCGGCATCGCATCGAGGAGGCCCGCGCCTACCAACTCGACGGCCAGGCCGAAACCGCCCTCGCCACCCTGGAGAAGGCTCACAAAGCCGCCCCCGAAACGATCAAGTACAACGGGTATGCGCGACGAATCGTGCTGGAGGAGACGGAATCCAGGGTCCCGGCACGACGGCAACGGGCTGCGGTACTGGCTGAACGTCTCAGACTGCTCGCCGCATAA
- a CDS encoding Uma2 family endonuclease, with protein sequence MTSAPDYSQGVDAERALKFAVQRIRGERVQIIEGIIEPVSPTWDHERVARLVRRQIENRVDELGCVEGSGNLDLPGSSNWYVPDIAVVPEELAKGGGALLPEQTLLIVEVTSESNAETDRVVKRRRYAEYGAPLYLLVDRIEGSVTLFSEPGGLGYSKADGPHPFGAVLRLPDPFDVAIDTGGLSAV encoded by the coding sequence ATGACGAGTGCTCCGGACTACAGTCAGGGCGTTGACGCTGAACGCGCCCTGAAATTCGCTGTGCAGCGTATCCGCGGGGAGCGTGTGCAGATCATCGAGGGGATCATCGAGCCGGTGTCACCGACCTGGGACCACGAGCGCGTCGCCAGACTCGTACGGCGCCAGATCGAGAACCGGGTGGACGAACTCGGCTGTGTGGAGGGGTCGGGGAATCTGGACCTTCCGGGTTCCTCGAACTGGTACGTCCCTGACATCGCCGTGGTGCCGGAGGAACTGGCGAAGGGTGGCGGTGCTCTGCTGCCTGAGCAGACCCTGCTGATCGTGGAGGTCACCTCGGAGTCGAACGCGGAGACCGACAGGGTGGTGAAGCGACGCCGGTACGCGGAGTACGGGGCTCCGCTCTATCTGCTGGTGGACCGTATCGAGGGCAGCGTGACGCTCTTCTCGGAGCCGGGGGGACTCGGGTACTCCAAGGCGGACGGGCCGCATCCGTTCGGGGCCGTGCTGCGTCTGCCCGATCCGTTCGATGTGGCCATCGACACCGGCGGGCTCTCGGCCGTTTGA
- a CDS encoding RNA polymerase sigma-70 factor gives MESEHPVNPENAGGTAGAPGEDSGGRPGAGRGTDPATEAFIAHRNLLFTVAYEMLGSAADAEDVLQETWLKWAGVDHGTVREPRAYLVRVTTRQALTRLRTLGRRKESYVGTWLPEPLLTAPDVADDVELADSVSMAMLLVLETLTPTERAVFVLREVFDLGYDEIAEAVDKSPAAVRQIAHRSRSHVAARRPRETVSRSESRTALDAFRRATETGDLQGLLDILAPDVVLLGDGGGIKKAVLRPVMGADKVARLLTNGLVKVPGAVSFAPAQVNGHPAMVIHLDGELDTVVALRMDDGLITGLYAVRNPEKLSHMGRETILHR, from the coding sequence GTGGAGAGCGAGCACCCGGTGAACCCGGAGAACGCGGGCGGCACGGCCGGGGCCCCCGGTGAGGACAGCGGTGGACGCCCCGGAGCCGGGAGAGGTACGGACCCCGCCACCGAGGCGTTCATCGCCCACCGCAACCTCCTCTTCACCGTCGCCTACGAGATGCTCGGCTCGGCCGCCGACGCCGAGGACGTCCTGCAGGAGACCTGGCTGAAGTGGGCGGGCGTCGACCACGGGACGGTACGCGAACCGCGCGCCTACCTGGTCCGGGTCACCACCCGCCAGGCGCTGACCCGGCTGCGTACGCTCGGCCGCCGCAAGGAGTCCTACGTCGGTACCTGGCTGCCCGAACCGCTGCTGACCGCCCCGGACGTGGCCGACGACGTCGAACTCGCCGACAGCGTCTCGATGGCGATGCTGCTGGTCCTGGAGACGCTCACGCCGACCGAACGGGCGGTGTTCGTCCTGCGTGAGGTGTTCGACCTCGGGTACGACGAGATCGCCGAGGCCGTCGACAAGAGCCCGGCCGCGGTACGCCAGATCGCGCACCGGTCCCGCTCCCACGTCGCGGCCCGCCGCCCGCGCGAGACCGTCTCCCGGTCGGAGTCCCGGACCGCGCTCGACGCCTTCCGCCGGGCGACCGAGACCGGCGATCTACAGGGCCTGCTCGACATCCTGGCCCCGGACGTCGTCCTGCTCGGCGACGGCGGCGGAATCAAGAAGGCCGTCCTGCGGCCCGTCATGGGCGCCGACAAGGTGGCCCGCCTGCTGACGAACGGGCTGGTCAAGGTCCCGGGCGCGGTCTCGTTCGCACCGGCGCAGGTCAACGGCCACCCGGCCATGGTCATCCACCTCGACGGCGAGCTCGACACCGTCGTGGCGCTGCGCATGGACGACGGCCTCATCACGGGCCTCTACGCCGTACGCAACCCGGAGAAGCTGTCGCACATGGGCCGGGAGACGATCCTGCACCGCTGA
- a CDS encoding carboxymuconolactone decarboxylase family protein has protein sequence METRFNLFENEIGSKFAKRFANAGMVIQQSSLPSSTQELVALRASQINGCGHCIDMHTKEAAAAGETAVRLHLVAAWRESTVFTEAERAALAFSEEGTRLGDANRGVSDETWAEVRKHYDDDQTAALIASVALINAANRMAVITHQQGGSYEAGMFAAALG, from the coding sequence ATGGAGACCCGGTTCAACCTGTTCGAGAACGAGATCGGCTCGAAGTTCGCCAAGCGGTTCGCCAACGCGGGCATGGTGATCCAGCAGTCGTCGCTGCCCAGCTCCACACAGGAACTGGTCGCGCTGCGTGCCAGCCAGATCAACGGCTGCGGTCACTGCATCGACATGCACACCAAGGAGGCGGCGGCGGCCGGTGAGACGGCGGTACGGCTGCATCTGGTCGCGGCCTGGCGCGAGTCCACGGTGTTCACGGAGGCCGAGCGGGCGGCGCTGGCGTTCTCCGAGGAGGGCACCCGGCTCGGTGACGCGAACCGAGGCGTCTCCGACGAGACCTGGGCCGAGGTGCGCAAGCACTACGACGACGACCAGACCGCCGCGCTGATCGCCTCGGTGGCCCTGATCAACGCGGCCAACCGGATGGCGGTGATCACGCACCAGCAGGGCGGATCGTACGAGGCGGGCATGTTCGCCGCCGCCCTCGGCTGA
- a CDS encoding DUF6892 domain-containing protein, translating into MAEFKDFNFKLAVVETLMYIDGTLTPVFRIDELLRAKGASDVYRYVYDKGLAYTVLDESRAYFEALEISDELLASVEELVIDGGNQVNHECAPIWDGEDGLFDVRSLDDLDLLPNLKRVLGEDMIDVPDMMERFAARGITVD; encoded by the coding sequence ATGGCTGAGTTCAAGGACTTCAACTTCAAGCTGGCGGTCGTCGAGACCCTCATGTACATCGACGGGACGCTCACACCCGTGTTCCGCATCGATGAGCTGCTCCGCGCCAAGGGCGCCAGTGACGTCTACCGGTACGTCTACGACAAGGGACTCGCCTACACCGTGCTGGACGAGTCGCGGGCCTACTTCGAAGCCCTGGAGATCAGCGACGAGTTGCTGGCGTCGGTGGAGGAACTCGTCATTGACGGCGGTAATCAGGTGAACCACGAGTGCGCCCCCATCTGGGACGGGGAGGACGGCCTCTTCGACGTGCGGTCGCTGGACGATCTGGATCTGCTGCCGAATCTGAAGCGGGTCCTGGGCGAGGACATGATCGACGTGCCGGACATGATGGAACGTTTCGCGGCGCGGGGGATCACCGTCGACTGA
- a CDS encoding threonine/serine dehydratase, protein MITVADVEAAAERIAGHVVRTPTVPSSGLSAFLGADVTVKLELLQRTGSFKARGATAKLLALGEDERAAGVVAVSGGNHGIATAVMAGALGIEATVVMPRSAPGRAVDIAKAAGANVVLADTMDRAFALVEELRSGGLTLVHPFDDPVVIAAQGTVGLEMAEDAGELTDVLVSIGGGGLIAGVAAALHACRPGIRVWGVETAGARAMSEALAQGGPVPVELSSIVSTLSAPSASQLTYEHAAALVTDVLTVTDAEAVQGILDLAEHGKVWGEPAAGCLLPAARRVLERVGDGARLGLVVCGGNATIADVTEWADRFGLR, encoded by the coding sequence TTGATCACTGTTGCGGACGTGGAAGCCGCGGCCGAGCGGATCGCCGGGCATGTCGTACGGACCCCGACGGTGCCGAGTTCCGGGCTGTCGGCGTTCCTGGGCGCGGATGTCACCGTGAAACTGGAACTCCTCCAGCGCACCGGTTCCTTCAAGGCGCGGGGTGCGACGGCGAAGCTGCTCGCGCTCGGCGAGGACGAGCGGGCCGCCGGGGTCGTGGCGGTGAGCGGGGGGAACCACGGCATCGCGACCGCCGTCATGGCCGGTGCGCTGGGCATCGAGGCGACCGTCGTCATGCCCCGGTCCGCCCCCGGCCGTGCCGTGGACATCGCCAAGGCCGCAGGGGCGAACGTCGTCCTCGCCGACACGATGGACAGAGCCTTTGCCCTGGTGGAGGAGCTCCGTTCCGGTGGCCTCACCCTGGTCCACCCCTTCGACGACCCCGTCGTGATCGCCGCCCAGGGCACGGTGGGCCTGGAGATGGCGGAGGACGCCGGGGAGCTGACCGACGTACTCGTCAGCATCGGCGGTGGGGGGCTGATCGCCGGGGTCGCCGCCGCGCTGCACGCGTGCCGTCCCGGGATACGGGTCTGGGGCGTGGAGACCGCGGGTGCGCGGGCCATGTCGGAGGCCCTGGCCCAGGGAGGTCCGGTGCCGGTCGAGCTGTCCTCGATCGTCTCGACCCTGAGCGCTCCCAGCGCCTCGCAGCTCACCTACGAGCATGCCGCGGCACTGGTCACCGATGTCCTCACGGTGACCGACGCCGAAGCCGTGCAGGGCATCCTGGACCTGGCCGAGCACGGGAAGGTCTGGGGGGAGCCCGCCGCAGGGTGCCTGCTGCCCGCAGCGCGCCGGGTGCTGGAGCGGGTCGGTGACGGGGCCAGGCTCGGCCTGGTGGTCTGCGGCGGCAACGCGACCATCGCGGACGTGACCGAGTGGGCCGATCGCTTCGGCCTGCGCTGA
- a CDS encoding DUF397 domain-containing protein, giving the protein MSNSSNPRGMRWISSTYSDGQGGNCVQWAPGHARTTGEFLVRDSKNPAGPHLTLTREGFAGLVEFAKHQD; this is encoded by the coding sequence ATGAGTAACTCGTCGAACCCGCGTGGCATGCGTTGGATCAGCAGCACCTACAGCGACGGCCAGGGCGGCAACTGCGTGCAGTGGGCTCCCGGTCACGCGCGTACGACAGGTGAGTTCCTGGTCCGCGACAGCAAGAACCCGGCCGGTCCGCACCTCACCCTCACCCGTGAGGGCTTCGCCGGCCTCGTGGAGTTCGCCAAGCACCAGGACTGA
- a CDS encoding helix-turn-helix domain-containing protein, producing MNEEAEREYGPTNGAAYFGAEAKALRETLGLSQGAFADRLHYRQAQVSKVESGTVLASASFAEAMDRAAGTPGVYARLRAKLSKQGHPEWFIPYIELEKTAAKVEDYSNAFVMGVLQTSEYAEAVFRSAHPRETDAQIKHRVELRLRRREILEGENPPLLWVILHEAVLRVVVGSHAVMAGQLDHLLQMAANPHVSLQVMQFAAGAPSSGLPFILLTQADGTSVLYSETTGQGQVNDSTTAVRHWTATYERLRASAESETRSLRLIRSIREEHANE from the coding sequence GTGAACGAAGAAGCCGAACGGGAGTACGGGCCCACGAACGGTGCCGCGTACTTCGGCGCGGAGGCCAAGGCCCTGAGGGAGACGCTGGGCCTCTCCCAGGGCGCTTTCGCGGACCGGCTGCACTACCGGCAAGCACAGGTCAGCAAGGTGGAGAGCGGCACCGTCCTGGCGTCGGCCTCCTTCGCGGAGGCCATGGACCGCGCCGCCGGCACACCGGGGGTGTACGCCCGCCTGCGCGCCAAGCTGAGCAAACAGGGGCACCCCGAGTGGTTCATCCCGTACATCGAGCTGGAGAAGACGGCGGCCAAGGTCGAGGACTACTCGAACGCCTTCGTCATGGGGGTGCTGCAGACCTCCGAGTACGCCGAAGCGGTGTTCCGCTCGGCCCACCCACGCGAGACGGACGCGCAGATCAAGCACCGGGTCGAGCTCCGTCTACGTCGGCGGGAGATCCTTGAGGGGGAGAATCCGCCCCTCTTGTGGGTGATCCTTCACGAAGCGGTACTGCGCGTGGTCGTCGGCAGCCACGCCGTCATGGCCGGGCAGCTGGACCACCTGCTCCAGATGGCCGCGAACCCCCATGTCTCCCTACAGGTAATGCAGTTCGCAGCGGGTGCTCCCTCATCAGGGCTCCCGTTTATCCTGCTTACGCAAGCCGACGGGACATCCGTCCTGTACTCGGAGACGACAGGGCAGGGGCAGGTGAACGACTCCACGACGGCTGTACGCCACTGGACGGCCACCTATGAGCGGTTGCGCGCCTCGGCCGAGTCCGAGACCCGGTCACTGCGTCTTATCCGGTCGATAAGGGAGGAACACGCGAATGAGTAA
- a CDS encoding SPFH domain-containing protein, translating to MSPVVIAVAGVVVLAVLLALAVITRYKVAGPSQAFIITGRRGKKSVDPVTGRTSIDNSGQKVVVGGGVFVVPFVQQRFTLDLSSRHIPVAVRGAVTLRGIKSNLDGVAIVKVGGSEDAIRAAAQRFLQQQKGIVGFTQEVLSGALRAIVGRMSVEDIIRDRAAFAAQVAEEAEASLSGQGLILDAFQIQDITTEGSYLEDLGRPEAARAKQEADIAEAIARRASEQARLKAAEEIAIAERTFYLKQAEIKVETEAAAAKANAAGPLAEAARRQEILTEQEKVAERQAALTDRELDTKVRKPADAARYQAEQEAEARRIAQVKEAEAAAERARLTGQGEKLHRSALADAVRIEGEAEAAAIAARGSAEAEAMQKKADAFDRYGDAAVLQMLVEVLPSVVAKAAEPLSAIDKMTVISTDGASRLSRTVTDNVAQGIELLSSTTGVDLAALLGNLKARTAQPAADASVPAPAPAPVPAPAKVKARTKAGSEAIEIEG from the coding sequence ATGAGTCCAGTAGTGATCGCCGTCGCCGGCGTCGTCGTACTCGCCGTACTCCTGGCCCTCGCGGTCATCACCCGTTACAAGGTGGCCGGTCCCAGCCAGGCATTCATCATCACCGGCCGTCGCGGGAAGAAGTCCGTGGACCCGGTCACCGGGCGCACCAGCATCGACAACAGCGGCCAGAAGGTCGTGGTCGGCGGCGGGGTCTTCGTCGTGCCGTTCGTCCAGCAGAGGTTCACCCTGGACCTCTCCAGCCGTCACATCCCCGTGGCCGTGCGCGGCGCCGTCACCCTGCGGGGCATCAAGTCCAACCTGGACGGTGTCGCCATCGTCAAGGTCGGCGGCAGCGAGGACGCGATCCGGGCGGCCGCCCAGCGCTTCCTCCAACAGCAGAAGGGCATCGTCGGCTTCACCCAGGAAGTCCTCTCCGGTGCCCTGCGCGCCATCGTCGGCCGGATGTCGGTCGAGGACATCATCCGGGACCGTGCCGCCTTCGCCGCCCAGGTCGCGGAGGAGGCCGAGGCCAGCCTCTCCGGGCAGGGCCTCATCCTGGACGCCTTCCAGATCCAGGACATCACCACCGAGGGCTCCTACCTGGAGGACCTGGGCCGCCCGGAGGCCGCCCGCGCCAAACAGGAGGCCGACATCGCCGAGGCCATCGCCCGGCGCGCCTCGGAGCAGGCCCGGCTGAAGGCCGCCGAGGAGATCGCGATCGCCGAGCGGACCTTCTACCTCAAGCAGGCCGAGATCAAGGTCGAGACGGAAGCCGCCGCGGCCAAGGCCAACGCCGCCGGTCCGCTCGCCGAGGCGGCCCGCCGCCAGGAGATCCTGACCGAGCAGGAGAAGGTCGCCGAGCGCCAGGCCGCCCTGACCGACCGCGAACTCGACACCAAGGTCCGCAAGCCCGCCGACGCCGCCCGCTACCAGGCCGAGCAGGAGGCCGAGGCCCGCCGTATCGCCCAGGTCAAGGAGGCCGAGGCCGCCGCGGAACGCGCCCGTCTCACCGGTCAGGGTGAGAAGCTCCACCGTTCCGCGCTCGCCGACGCCGTACGCATCGAGGGTGAGGCGGAGGCCGCCGCCATCGCCGCGAGGGGGTCGGCGGAGGCCGAGGCCATGCAGAAGAAGGCCGACGCCTTCGACCGCTACGGTGACGCGGCCGTGCTCCAGATGCTGGTCGAGGTCCTGCCGAGCGTCGTCGCCAAGGCGGCCGAACCGCTGAGCGCCATCGACAAGATGACCGTCATCTCGACGGACGGCGCGAGCCGGCTGTCCCGTACGGTCACCGACAACGTGGCCCAGGGCATCGAACTCCTCAGCTCCACCACGGGAGTCGACCTGGCCGCGCTGCTGGGCAACCTCAAGGCGCGTACGGCACAGCCCGCCGCGGACGCCTCCGTACCGGCCCCTGCGCCTGCCCCGGTACCGGCTCCCGCGAAGGTGAAGGCGAGGACGAAGGCCGGATCCGAGGCGATCGAGATCGAGGGCTGA
- a CDS encoding NfeD family protein has product MTIFLGLGIAGIVLLTLSLIFDGILEGLFGDAFGGMLNGFFDGLLSLPVVAGFVSMLGFGGAIVLGTTGLGAPAAVAAGAAAGFVAAWLTWKFSKTLMRDQTTATPRGEDLVGTSGSVVTPIPADGYGEVLLRLAGQTVKYSAKSAAPVARGTEIWVEGTLSSTSVTVRPVER; this is encoded by the coding sequence ATGACCATATTCCTTGGTCTCGGAATAGCCGGAATCGTTCTCCTCACCCTGTCACTGATCTTCGACGGCATCCTCGAAGGGCTCTTCGGGGATGCCTTCGGCGGAATGCTGAACGGCTTCTTCGACGGGCTGCTCTCCCTGCCCGTCGTCGCCGGTTTCGTCTCCATGCTCGGCTTCGGCGGCGCCATCGTCCTCGGCACCACCGGTCTGGGCGCACCCGCGGCCGTCGCGGCCGGCGCCGCCGCCGGGTTCGTCGCCGCCTGGCTGACCTGGAAGTTCAGCAAGACCCTGATGCGGGACCAGACCACGGCCACCCCGCGCGGCGAGGACCTCGTCGGCACGTCGGGCTCCGTGGTGACCCCCATCCCCGCCGACGGTTACGGCGAGGTCCTGCTGCGCCTCGCCGGCCAGACGGTGAAGTACTCCGCCAAGAGCGCGGCACCCGTCGCGCGGGGCACGGAGATCTGGGTCGAGGGCACCCTGTCCTCCACCTCCGTGACGGTCCGCCCCGTCGAACGCTGA
- a CDS encoding peroxiredoxin → MASGPEIGSVAPDFTLPGGTLTDDGFVRRDHTLSAARGRAVVLAFYPGDNTAVCTRQLCSYSSGLETFEGLDAEVWGISPQDVDSHESFARAHDLRMPLLADTGREIARAYKVAAPGIGVRRSVFLIGPDGVLRWKHVALLGATFQSLGTLAEHLSDIKNG, encoded by the coding sequence ATGGCATCAGGACCCGAAATCGGCTCAGTCGCACCCGACTTCACGCTGCCCGGCGGAACACTGACCGACGACGGCTTCGTGCGGCGCGACCACACGCTCTCCGCCGCACGCGGCCGGGCGGTGGTGCTCGCCTTCTACCCGGGCGACAACACGGCTGTCTGCACCAGGCAGTTGTGCTCCTACTCGTCGGGGCTGGAGACCTTCGAGGGGCTGGACGCGGAGGTCTGGGGGATCAGCCCGCAGGACGTGGACAGCCACGAGTCCTTCGCCCGCGCCCACGACCTGCGCATGCCGCTCCTGGCGGACACCGGACGCGAGATCGCCCGCGCCTACAAGGTGGCCGCCCCCGGGATCGGTGTGCGCCGGTCCGTGTTCCTGATCGGTCCGGACGGGGTGCTGCGCTGGAAGCACGTCGCGCTGCTCGGCGCCACCTTCCAGTCGCTCGGCACACTGGCCGAACACCTTTCCGACATCAAGAACGGGTAA
- a CDS encoding alpha/beta hydrolase, with protein sequence MVRRPPSAAVLVLHGGYETGLAPPAPGPLNLPGLRMLPFAVGVARAVRGEKPVRVCRVRYTHRGWNGTRQDPLHDAVRALDRLRREAGDIPVVLLGHSMGARAALHAAGHPLVRSVVGLAPWCPPGDPVTQLAGRDVVLLHSSRDRVTSPLASQSLTARARRAGARTCLVTVPGSDHAMLRRAPAWHRLTKALVAGLLGLAPVPDRIEAAFALPPDAPAFDGTLVLTGAELRGPGGGRGHPQGVPGARGVPGGP encoded by the coding sequence GTGGTCCGTCGTCCGCCGTCGGCAGCGGTGCTCGTCCTCCACGGCGGCTACGAGACAGGGCTGGCACCCCCCGCACCCGGACCGCTGAACCTCCCCGGCCTGCGGATGCTGCCGTTCGCCGTGGGGGTGGCCCGGGCCGTGCGCGGCGAGAAGCCGGTGAGGGTGTGCCGGGTCCGCTACACGCACCGGGGCTGGAACGGCACGCGGCAGGACCCGCTGCACGACGCCGTACGGGCGCTCGACCGCCTGCGCCGCGAGGCGGGGGACATCCCCGTCGTCCTGCTCGGCCACTCCATGGGCGCACGTGCCGCGCTCCACGCCGCCGGGCACCCCCTGGTCCGCTCGGTGGTGGGCCTCGCGCCCTGGTGCCCGCCGGGCGACCCGGTGACACAGCTCGCCGGACGTGACGTCGTCCTGCTGCACAGCTCCCGGGACCGGGTGACGAGCCCGCTGGCCTCCCAGTCGCTGACCGCGCGGGCCCGCCGCGCGGGCGCCCGCACCTGCCTGGTGACGGTCCCCGGGAGCGACCACGCGATGCTGAGACGCGCACCGGCCTGGCACCGCCTGACCAAGGCCCTGGTGGCGGGACTGCTCGGACTGGCCCCCGTGCCGGACCGGATCGAGGCGGCCTTCGCCCTGCCGCCGGACGCCCCGGCCTTCGACGGCACGCTGGTGCTCACCGGGGCGGAACTGCGGGGGCCGGGCGGCGGACGCGGCCACCCCCAGGGAGTGCCGGGCGCGCGGGGAGTACCGGGCGGGCCCTGA